One segment of Candidatus Desulfofervidus auxilii DNA contains the following:
- a CDS encoding DUF86 domain-containing protein, whose product MYAIDSYREALKQIDKITEGKFLLKYPQVEWDKAKKMRDIIAHHYFDIDEEVVFIVCQKHLPLMLEVVRGMIKDLEIEDK is encoded by the coding sequence ATGTATGCAATTGATAGCTATAGGGAAGCCTTAAAACAGATAGACAAGATTACAGAAGGTAAGTTTTTACTGAAGTACCCTCAGGTTGAATGGGACAAGGCAAAGAAAATGAGGGATATTATTGCTCATCACTATTTTGATATAGATGAAGAAGTCGTTTTTATTGTATGTCAAAAGCATCTACCTTTAATGCTTGAAGTTGTTAGAGGAATGATAAAAGATTTAGAAATTGAAGACAAATAA
- a CDS encoding nucleotidyltransferase family protein produces MNREKILNELKRYKPILEKKYGITKLGVFGSVARGDVKNSSDVDVVVEIKNIDPFILLDIREELSKLLGCKVDLIRMRKNLNKILRKRIKKEVIYV; encoded by the coding sequence ATGAATAGAGAAAAAATTTTAAATGAGCTAAAGAGATATAAACCCATTTTAGAAAAAAAATATGGTATTACTAAATTAGGAGTTTTTGGTTCTGTAGCAAGGGGAGATGTGAAAAACAGTAGTGATGTAGATGTGGTTGTAGAAATAAAAAATATAGATCCTTTTATTTTATTGGATATTAGAGAAGAACTTAGTAAGTTACTTGGTTGTAAGGTTGATTTAATTAGGATGAGAAAAAATTTAAACAAAATTTTGAGAAAGAGGATTAAAAAAGAAGTGATTTATGTATGA
- a CDS encoding type II toxin-antitoxin system RelE/ParE family toxin, with protein MSVYAIKYHPAVKREDIPKLSQEIRFRIKRMIETKLVHEPEKYGIPLRGTLKKYWKLRVGDYRIVFKIKDKEVIILGIRHRKDIYKYTSRRISASGS; from the coding sequence ATGTCTGTCTATGCAATAAAGTACCATCCTGCGGTTAAACGAGAGGACATTCCCAAACTTTCTCAAGAAATTCGTTTCAGAATTAAAAGGATGATTGAAACAAAGCTAGTGCATGAACCTGAGAAATATGGCATTCCACTGAGAGGAACACTTAAAAAATACTGGAAATTAAGGGTTGGCGATTATAGAATAGTATTTAAAATCAAAGACAAAGAAGTAATTATTTTAGGAATAAGACACAGAAAAGACATCTACAAATACACAAGCAGAAGAATTTCTGCTTCTGGGAGTTAA
- a CDS encoding DUF6290 family protein codes for MANEQLRINVVFDRSLYTLIKEISERESISMSAVVRDLVKEALELKEDVALTKFAEEREKDLKEEELMSHEEVWKV; via the coding sequence ATGGCAAATGAACAGTTAAGAATCAATGTTGTTTTCGATAGGTCTTTATATACTCTTATTAAAGAGATTTCTGAAAGAGAAAGTATATCTATGTCTGCTGTGGTAAGGGATTTAGTTAAAGAAGCCTTAGAGTTAAAAGAAGATGTTGCATTGACAAAATTTGCCGAAGAAAGAGAAAAAGATTTAAAAGAAGAAGAGCTTATGTCCCATGAGGAAGTGTGGAAAGTGTAG
- a CDS encoding type II toxin-antitoxin system VapC family toxin, producing MSVDAFVDTNVFIRFFVKDDSKKTEGLQRLIQKARKGELVLHVIPIVVLEIVWVLEKIYKWPRGKISELIQALLNTPELKVEMRDMVNQAIQLYETTNIKFADAFIACWVKRKGGRLFYTYDKKHFKVVGLDVEEP from the coding sequence GTGTCCGTTGATGCTTTTGTGGATACTAATGTTTTTATTAGGTTTTTTGTAAAAGATGACTCTAAAAAAACTGAAGGATTACAGCGTCTGATACAAAAAGCAAGAAAAGGCGAGTTGGTTCTACATGTTATTCCTATAGTAGTGCTAGAAATAGTGTGGGTGCTAGAAAAAATTTACAAATGGCCAAGAGGAAAAATTTCAGAACTCATACAAGCACTTCTCAACACGCCTGAATTAAAAGTAGAAATGAGAGATATGGTTAATCAGGCTATCCAACTATACGAAACCACGAATATAAAGTTTGCTGATGCTTTTATTGCTTGCTGGGTAAAAAGAAAAGGTGGAAGGCTGTTTTATACATACGATAAAAAGCACTTTAAGGTAGTGGGACTGGATGTGGAGGAACCATGA
- a CDS encoding AbrB/MazE/SpoVT family DNA-binding domain-containing protein, whose translation MVVAKVLPKGQITLPKIIRDKLRIKVGDIISFEEREDGIVIKKSKTILDYQGCLPDLGLSAEEIKEKAIEEAAKEIVGVR comes from the coding sequence ATGGTAGTAGCAAAAGTTCTACCAAAAGGTCAAATTACTTTACCCAAAATAATTAGGGATAAGCTGAGAATAAAGGTGGGGGATATTATTTCTTTTGAGGAAAGAGAGGATGGGATTGTGATTAAAAAAAGCAAAACCATTCTAGATTATCAGGGATGCTTGCCTGATTTAGGCTTAAGCGCAGAGGAGATAAAGGAAAAGGCTATAGAAGAGGCTGCAAAGGAGATAGTTGGTGTCCGTTGA